Within the Halichoerus grypus chromosome 2, mHalGry1.hap1.1, whole genome shotgun sequence genome, the region ggaaacaaactgaggtttgctgagttgtgggggttgggagggtaggggtggctgggtgatagacattgaggagcgtatgtgctatggtgattgctgtgaattgtgtaaggctgttgaatcacagacctacctctggaacaaataatacattatatgttaaaaaaaaaaaaaaaagaagaagataggaggaactgaagaatgaagggggggggaatcggagggggagatgaaccatgagagactatggactctgagaaccaaactgagggttctgagggggaggggggtgggaggatgggttagcctggtgatgggtattaaagagggcacgtcctgAATGGAGTACTGGTTTTTATACggaagcaatgaatcatggaatactacattaaaaactaatgatgtaatatatggttattaacataacataataagaaaaaaaaagaggtaaagaaattataaaagaaaaaaaccaaagtaaactgaaaacaCAACATTCCAAAATCTTTGACCTACCccaaaaaatcaaacaacaaacaaacaaaaatatcaaataaagaaTCTAATCTTACAgctaaaggaaatagaaaaagaacaaacaaagcccaccTTGAGTAGTAGAACGGAATAATgaggatcagagcaaaaataaataatgtagatactaaaaacaaaatagaaaaaaaatcattgaaatcaACAGTAGGTTCtataaaaggataaacaaaattgatacacTTTACCAGACTCATCAAGACAACTACAAAACAAGGACCCAAATACATAACATCAGAGacgaggagaaataacaactgatatcatgaaatacaaagtattataaaatcatactatgaaaaaatatatgccaacaaagtggacaacctataagaaatggataaattgctagaaacatacaatcttccattACTGAATCAGGAAGGAATAGAAATTCTGAATAGACTGATTAAAAGTAATTGAGAGCACTTGGTGTTACATTCAgttaatgaatcgttgaacactacatcaaaaactaatgatgtactatatgttggctaattgagtttaaattataaaaagaaaatgttatatccatccaaaaaaaagatgttaactGGTATTTATCATTAACTCTAGCATGCACATATGTAGTAGCCATATTTTCATAACTCAAATTTGAAAACTAATCTACCAATGAATTGCTGTACCAAGCAACTAGAACTTTCTTGGAGACTAACTTCTGTACAGAAGGAATATTCAATCCTtctaaaattatggaaaacaaatGCTGTGGTTATGATTTGATATCAATAATGCTTTATCTTTTATATTGCATCTATGTTTATAGCGTTACAAAATTATAagtaattgaagtataattactCACACTTGGGAAAGTAATTGAAGTATAATTCCTCATACTTgggaaattatttgaaaacaatatgTAGCATCTTCTATCTTCTCTCTGAAAATGTATAGTGTCAGTCAGTTAAATAGTAGTATAATAAACTGGTTTTCTCTGTGGAAAGGCCATCACTCAACCAACTCAGAGTTCACACTTATTAGCAAATATCCATTTGGACATTACCACCTAGTGTCCTCAAACAAATTATCTAACCTGTTGGTGCcttagtttctttctctgtaaaatgagataatatgaatACCTGCCCTATAGTCAAGAATACTATggtgtacacttaaaaaattgcTAAGAGGTTGATCTCATAATAAGTGTTCCTAccacaattaaataaatttaacaacaacaacaaccactacaacaacaaaaataatatctGCTTCAAAGAGTTTACTAAGTTTGaataagttaatatatataacatcattaAAACAGTGACtgacatataatataaaataaataaacaaatacataaaatattcaataaaaaaacaGTGTATTTGTGAATAACAATGCAACCTTCTCCACCTAACCCATGCTGGTTTATTCCTAGATTTggtaatttctttattattttttaagattttatttatttatttgacagagagagagcaaaagtgggtggggcagcaggcagaggaaagagagagaagcaggctccccactgagcagagagcccaacatgggacttgatctcagggccctgggatcaaaggcagatgtttaactgaatgagccatgGAGGTGCCCCAATTAGGTAATAATTTCAATCATAGTCCTTCATGTCCTTTGATGTAGGAACACTGAGGGCTTGTTTTCATTGGTTAAAAATTACTGCTCTGGCCAAATGCTGGTTGAATCATGAGCACAAACACATGAACATATTTTGAAGTTTGTACATTTTAACTACTTCAGTGCACAGCTACTTATGTAACACTGTAAGCAAGTGCATGTGAGTGACAGAAACTCTTCCATTTTTACAttctagataaaaaaaaattggagcacCAAATGTTCCTCTATGTCTACTAATTCTGAGGATCatgtactatatataatataataaatataagttGATGAAGATTTTCCAGCTGAAGAGTTCTCATAGATCCTTATTAGTATAAGCTATGGAAAATTGTATTTTgaacactttatttaaaaaaataattcaacattCTAAAACATTGTATCTCAGGTTTTTTCCTGAGATAGAGTTAAAAATTCATCTTTGAAAGAATACGGATccataaaacattttgttttgttttgctccatTTTGTTTCCCATGCGTACagtattttaaatggaataatcAAATGTGTGTGTCATGATGGTCCAACAAATTGAGAGGTGATATACACACTACTCAAATATTTTGGAAGTTAAAGAGTGTACATATCTTATGCATTTCATTTGACTGCAACAAAAATATTGTAAActgattttctaacattttttccaaaataatgcaAGATCCTTATTTTCTAGTCATGAAAGAATCGAGTgtgtcaagaaaaaaaagggaatgtCTCCTTTTGAAACCTGATAATTCACAAGTTGTCACAGCTAATTGGAAACTGGTAAACATGCAACTAAGTTTGTGGTTTTATGGAACAGACTCAACAAGGCCCAGCTTACACCCCAAAAGCCCATAATTCCACTTGGAATGGTCCATTCCACTTAGATCAACACTATCCAGCTTATCATCCTCGCTCACCTGGTCTCCAACCAATTGTTGCTCTTCTGCAATTGCTTTCCACTGATTTAACTTTTCTACAATCCAAGTGTGgtcattttattatcatttgtaAATACCTAGGTCACAAAAGGGCAAGAAATGAGGCTATAAAGTGAACCAGGAAGGAGGTGCTATTGGGACATTTCTCTCCTGCTTGGTCAACCACCTGAACTTTGCTCATGGTGTTCCTTTTCTGTGGCATCATGTCCTTGCCCCTTGAGCAAGAGCCCTGGTCATAGCCTCCTGTACTCATAGGAAGGTAGCATCTAGTCACCATTCAACACTGAGATCTAGGATCTCCTTTCAGCCTCTTTGTTTGGCTGAATTTGCATGTCTCTGCTCTTTCAGGTAGAACTGGTGTGTCCTTATGAGCTGCACCCTTTCCACATGAGCCTCAAAATAATTTATGCATTTTATCACAACTATTTGCACAAGCTACACCTACAGATCAAATTCCTTAGGGGCAGTAGACATTTGTTATTTATGTTAAATTCAGTTAGctattagttattattttttattataatgtagcataatacatgtttttttgaataaatgaaggacTGAATGTTTAATggtcttcctctgcttctttgtACAATAAGTGACatccttcaaatctcagctctgatACCACCTTATTCTGGAAAGCTTCCCTAAGCCCTCCTTCTTGGGGTTAATGTTTTTCCCACAGTACTTTCTACCACAATGTACTAATGATTTAAGAGAGGTAACAGCCACTGGATGTCTTCAGGTTTAGAACCTAAAGAACAAAATTGTCCTAATTAAACACAGGCCAACAACTGGATTGTTGCAGTAATGATCAGCCATGTTAACATGTGAATGATTTCCAAGGTTTGTCACTCACACTGCTACCATGAAGCaaggacaaatttttaaaatagccaaattttgatacttaatgttttattcctaaatgatttcaaatttacagaaaattagTATGAATAGTAGAATTAGTATGAATATTAATAATAGTACAATAAAGAATTAATATGCCTTTTGCCTAGATTCATGTATTAACATTATACCCCATTTGATTTatcatctctccatctctctcttatCAGTTGCACACCTTATGATCTTTGTTTCTAAATACCTTGTTATGTATTTCCTATGAATATGAGTATTTTCTCACAGAATTACAGTGCAGTTATAAACTTCAGAAATATGTAACATGGGCACAATACAATTGtacaaatattttgaatgaagaaatgtaaaaatgaataGCTTTCCAGTACAAGGAAAAATTTCCACCAAAAGGGAGTAATAGGTGATGACACATGGTATGAGAATCTGAAGAAATACATTGGCATGGGATCCTAAAGTTTTAATTTGTagagtgaaggaaaagaaacagtacaatcttttttctactttatacTTTCCTGTAAGACAGATCCcacattcaacattttttttagagCCCTTGTGACATCCTTATTCCTAAGACTATAAATTAAAGGGTTTAGAACAGGAGTGAGTATGGTATAAAAGACAGATACAATCATGTCCTTCTCAGGGGTGTGGTAGGAGGTGGGAAGCATGTAGGTATAGACAGCAGCACCATAGAAGAGGATGACCACCATCATGTGGGAAGAACAAGTGGCAAAGGCCTTCTTCCGTCCCTCTGCTGAGTTCATCCTGTGGATGGTGAAGAGGATGAAAGAATAGGAGCTTGAAATGACTGTCACAGGGATGAGGAGCATGAGGACACAACACAGGTACATGAGTGTCTCATAGAGGGAAGTGTCTGAGCAGGAAAGCTTCATTACAGCAGGGACCTCACAGAAGAAATGGTGGATCACCCGGGATCTGCAGAAGGGGAAGGTCATGGTGATGGGTGTGAGCATAAATCCATCCACAGATCCCAGAAGCCAGGAGGAAGACACCAAGAGGAGACACACCCTATGGTTCATGAGGATAGGATAACGGAGTGGATGGCAGATGGCCACATAGCGGTCATAGGCCATGgcagcaagaagaaaaaattctgaacCTCCTAgtgtcaaataaagaaacatCTGCATCCCACACTCAGGGGCTGAGATCTGTTTCACACCCATGACCTGGTCCATGAGCATCTTGGGCACAGTGACAGAAATGTACATCACATCCATGAGAGACAACTGGgtaataaaaaagtacatggggTTATGAAGGTGAGCATCACAGTGGATCAGAAGGATCAGGATGGTGTTTCCAGACAAGGCCATTAGGAAAACCATGAAAATGACCACACAAAGAAGAGTTGGGTGTTTGGATTGACTGAAGAGTCCCACTAGGACAAAATCTGATCGTCCAGTATGGTTGACCACCCAAGTGGTATTATCCATTGGATTTCACCTGGATCACCAAGGAGAGATGTGGAGTTAATAGATCACTCATGGGATACcacctgaaataaaattttagtgaccttgtgtgtgtatgttcatgtTTATACACAGCAACCCCATGTGCTAATAAAGGGAAATTCCAAGGACCTGTAAATTGTAGGATTATAAATTACCTGAAATTGAACAAAGGTACTAGAAATTTAGGAATTCACACAAGAAAAATTATTGGTACCTTAGGGACACCTCTGTGGCTCAGTCCAggaagcctccaactcttgaccagggcatgatctcagggtctgagactgagccctacaCTAGGATtagcactcagcagggagtctgcttgagattctctttctccctctccctctgcacctctcccttgctctctttctctctctgcaaaaaaataaataaatctttaaaaaaatattggtaCCTTAAtgattccactactgggtatgcatttccccaaataaagcaaaaacactaaTATGGGGAcatctgtgtttattttaattttttatcaaatcttcatatgactttttaaaagtttttatttaaattccagttagttaacatacagtgtaatattggtttcaggtacacaatacagtgattcaacacttccataaaacACCTGGTGCCTATCATAATATGtgaactccttaatccccatcacctatttaatccatccccctcccccatctctttggtaaccatcagtttcttctctttagttgtctctctctctttttttccccctttgcttgtttgttttgtttattaagttccacatataagtgagatcatatggcatttgtctttctctgattgacttattttgcttagcattatactctctagctccatccatgacaatgcaaaaggcaagattgcattcattcatatatttatatatgcaccCTTATTCTTATCACAACGTTATTCACAATTGTCAAGATACGGAAACATTCCAgctgtccatcaatagatgaatgtatAAGGAAGgagtggtatgtatgtgtgtttgtatattccatacaaacaatggaatattatgcagccataaattCCATAACATTGTGCCctttgtggcaacatggatgggcttggaaggtattatgttaagtaagtcggactgagaaaaacaaatatcacatgacctcactcccatatgtggaatgtaaaaacagaaatgaatgaataaatgaaaagcagaacCAGATgtgtaaatacagagaagaaactgatggttgccagagaagaAAGTGGAGGAGCAGTgacaaaatgggtgaaaaagaatgggagatactgttatggaataaataagtcacaggaataaaaggctcagcataaggaatatagtccattaagctgtattttttgttttatttttgtatttatttcttttattcatttttatttcttttattatttttttaaatttgagtatagtttaCAATGTTCCATTAACAAGTTTATACACTATGCTATGTTCATCACAAAcacagctaccatctgtcccattatattactattataataTCTTTGACCATATTTCTTATGTtctcctttttattcctgtgacttatcaTTCCATAATTTGGGGCCTGTATctcctccccttcacccattttgcccactctCCATCACCCTGATAATGTTtcatgacagatggtagctacatttgttgTGAGCACATAATAACTTAAACTtgtgaatcactatgttgtaaacAAAACTAATGGAACACTATCAAGtgtattcaaataaaaacatttttaaaaggatattggtagtgggagggaggcaagatggcagaagagtagaggatctcatttcatctggtcctttgaatttagctagataactatcaaccattctgaacacctatgattTCAGCTGGAGAtgtttaagaaaagaattgctggaattctacaaatagcAAAGAGACCACTTGTTGTAAgttaggaggtgtggagaagtgaatttGAGGGGATATTTGGATGATAAACGGTCGGGGGAGAgagcctccataagccagctaccagaaagtgatatagccccagagtgcaaaatcagaactttcagaagtctTCTCCAGTAagagacatccctgcctgaaatgTGCTCTGGAGGTGAAGCAGGGGAGAATCTTAGGTGGGAGGGTCTGGTTTCAGGAAACCCAGGATCACAGAAAGaaggggggtgcctgagtgagcagagttcccaagcatttgAGCGGGGAAACAGGCTATGGTCAGTGAGACTGGGAGGGGGATCTCAGCTCCATTTGCCATAAACCACAAACCACGGCACAATTGGGTGACTGCTCTCCATGTGGGGGCCCTGCGAAGGACAGAAACGTGGGgaccctccaccttcccccaggAGGATTGGTGCAGACACACACTtagcacacacaaaagtgaagactgctTATCCCTGGGGATTTACTGGAAAGAGGGGGCTGCcatctttcagctctggggctggagatcagTCTGGCcacttttattttcatcctctaaagaggcaaagaaatccttagggaacaaaagctccaagCAACAACTAATGGACCAGGAGAGGAGACTTCAAGATATCACTGATACCATAAAGATAAACAATATTGGAATTATTGGAGTcccagagaaagaacaaagagagagaaagatagaaggtatacttgagcaaatcatagctgagaacttccctaatctggggaaggaaataggcattcaagtccaagaggtagagagaacaccactaaaataaacaaaaacagatcaataCCCCTACATATAATACttaagcttgcaaatttcagagataaagagaaaatcaatatttaataaacagtgcctggaaaattggacagccacatgccgaagaatgaaactgcaccattttCTTACAACATAgataaagataaactcaaaatggatggaagacctaatgtgagacaagaattcatcaaaatcctagagaagaacacaggcagcaaccacttcgacctcagccacagcaacttcttcctagacacatctccaaaggcaagagaaacaaaagcaaaaatgaactattgggacttcaccaataaaaaaacttctgcacagcaaagaaaacagtcaacaaaattaaaaggcaacctatggaataggagaagatattgccagtgacatatcagataaaaggctagtttccaagatctataaagaacttctcaaactcaacacccaaaaaacaaataatccagtaaagaaatgggcagaagacatgaacagacaaagacatataaatggccaacagacacatgaaaaaatgctcatcatcattagccatcagggaaatccaaatcaaaaccacaatgagataccacctcacaccagtcagaatggctaaaattaataactcaggaagcacagatgttggggaggaagaagagaaagaggaatcctcttaaactgttggtgggaatgcaaattggtgcagccactctggagaacagtgtggaggttttttaaaatttaaaaatagaggtaccctaagacccagcaattgcactactaggtatttaccccaaatatacaaatgtagtgatccaaaggggcacctgcaccacaatgttcatagcagcagtgccCATAATAGCTGAAcagtggaaagagctgagatgtacGTCAACAGACGAATTGATAAAgtagatgtggtacatatatacaatggaatattagatCTGATGGAATattcatcagaaaggatgaatacttactatTTACTTTGACATGGATGGGAcgggagggtattatgctgagcaaaataagtcagtcagagaaagacagttatcatatggtctcactcatatgAGCAAtatgagaaacagcacagaggatcacaggggaagggagggaaaactgaatgggaaatcatcagagagggagacaaaccatgagagactcttaactataggaaacaaactgagggttgctggaagggaggtgggtgggggatggggtaattgtgtgatgggcattatggagggcacatgatgttataagaactgggtgttatatgcaacttataaattattgaacactgcatctgaaactaatgatgtactgtatgttggttaattgaatttaaattaaaaaaagatattggtAACTTATAATATTTCCACAGTTCAAGGTTTTGAGAATTCCTGATGATAGTGTTGTTTATCAATGAGTATGGAATATTGCACAATCACTGccatttgaaaacataaaaagtgaatcatttaaaaaaaagaataaaaccccttatttctatagttttttgTTATGGAAGTCAAAATGGAATCAACCTCCCTGGTTTAAGGATCCAACTGGACCTTAAAAACTGTTAGAGATATATTCCAGGTACAAAAGATTTAGAAAGTAACTGACACATGATTTGGGGAGTAATCATACCAAAAGTTTGAATCTCCTTTGTGATGTTCTGTGTTTGTGTGGAGTAAGCCATGCATCCACAGAACAGATGAGTTCTTCACCAATGGTCAGCACCTTAGATATCCTAGGAACATCAATTTAGGAGTCCATACTTTGAGTCTGGACTATGACTGTGGGTCCAGATTATCCTCTACCCATCATTCTTTTGTCCACTTTACATAAAAAGTCGATAGTAAAGCTAAATCTGAAGTATGTTCAgtattaaattatgtaaaataataaaaatgcttagACATATCAGTTACAGATGAGTAAGTACATATATTGTTAAAGAGTTAAGATCTACAATAATTATTGTTCAGATTCTGTGTAAGAGATGGCTGTTACCACTTTCATTTTATGATATAAGATGAATTACTCCTGTTTGCTAGTTTTAGTATCTATTCATGCACATAAGGATTTGGATTTGATATACCTATATATACTCTGTTTAACAGATCTTTAAGGGGAATCCTACCTTAATTTTGTCTAGTATAGCTTCTCCAAATTCATTTACATAAAGCTTCTACCATTTATTCTAAATTTAAGGAGGGAGAGCTAGCATTTAGAGACTTGTCCTGTAAATGAAGATGATCTTCTAAATGCTAGCTCTCCCTCcttaaatttagaataaattttcaCAAGCATCATCTACTTTATTGTCTGTAACAACCAATTTTTCATGGAAACTGAGATGCAGAGAGAAAAACTGAACGACACTGAATTGTTTCTGTCTCCAATTCAATTCCCTTTCTTGTATCTGGCTACTCAAAGCCTACATCTGTGTTAAGtgttaaagataaataaaataaaattgaaattgttACACTGAAGGAGGTCACAGTCTGTTTATTCAGGCaaaaatagtgtgtgtgtatgtgtgtgtgtgcgatttaaagtatagttttaaaataactcaaaataagaaagaagagtagaagtaaaatatatctGTCCTTCCTGAAAAGAATCAGTaataacttttacattttctcttatgAATGTTAAAGATTTGC harbors:
- the LOC118538729 gene encoding olfactory receptor 2T29-like, giving the protein MDNTTWVVNHTGRSDFVLVGLFSQSKHPTLLCVVIFMVFLMALSGNTILILLIHCDAHLHNPMYFFITQLSLMDVMYISVTVPKMLMDQVMGVKQISAPECGMQMFLYLTLGGSEFFLLAAMAYDRYVAICHPLRYPILMNHRVCLLLVSSSWLLGSVDGFMLTPITMTFPFCRSRVIHHFFCEVPAVMKLSCSDTSLYETLMYLCCVLMLLIPVTVISSSYSFILFTIHRMNSAEGRKKAFATCSSHMMVVILFYGAAVYTYMLPTSYHTPEKDMIVSVFYTILTPVLNPLIYSLRNKDVTRALKKMLNVGSVLQESIK